A genomic stretch from Microbacterium proteolyticum includes:
- a CDS encoding threonine aldolase family protein, which produces MTSLHDTSVRGFASDNYSGIHPDVLAAIAEANEGHQVAYGEDVYTERLQELFTGLLGDGVEAYPVFNGTGANVVGLQSMLPRWGAVIAASTAHINVDEGGAPERVGGIKLLTVPTDDGKLTPELVDREAWGWGDEHRAQPLVVSITQSTELGTLYTVDEVRALAAHAHGHGMRLHMDGARISNAAAALDVPLRAFTRDAGVDVLSFGGTKNGAMIGEAIVVLDPAASTGLTYLRKLDMQLSSKMRFVSAQLVALLENDLWLRNARHSNAMAQRLRAGVEAGLADGSIQGVEFTQPTQANGVFATLPPGVADRLRTSFRFYDWDELRREVRWMCSFDTTESDIDAFVAAIARETTA; this is translated from the coding sequence GTGACTTCCCTCCACGACACGTCGGTGCGCGGCTTCGCCTCCGACAACTATTCCGGCATCCACCCCGACGTCCTCGCCGCCATCGCGGAGGCCAACGAGGGCCACCAGGTCGCCTACGGCGAGGACGTCTACACCGAACGCCTCCAGGAACTCTTCACCGGCCTGCTCGGCGACGGCGTCGAGGCCTACCCCGTCTTCAACGGCACCGGCGCCAACGTGGTCGGACTGCAGTCGATGCTCCCTCGCTGGGGCGCCGTGATCGCGGCATCCACCGCCCACATCAACGTCGACGAGGGCGGCGCGCCGGAGCGCGTCGGCGGCATCAAACTGCTGACCGTCCCCACCGACGACGGCAAGCTCACCCCCGAGCTCGTCGACCGCGAGGCGTGGGGCTGGGGCGACGAGCACCGCGCCCAGCCGCTGGTCGTGTCGATCACGCAGTCGACCGAGCTCGGCACGCTCTACACGGTCGACGAGGTCCGCGCGCTCGCCGCGCACGCGCACGGCCACGGCATGCGCCTGCACATGGACGGCGCCCGCATCTCGAACGCCGCCGCCGCCCTCGACGTGCCGCTGCGGGCGTTCACCCGTGATGCCGGCGTCGACGTGCTGAGCTTCGGCGGCACCAAGAACGGCGCGATGATCGGTGAGGCCATCGTGGTCCTCGACCCCGCGGCATCCACGGGTCTCACCTACCTGCGCAAGCTCGACATGCAACTCTCCAGCAAGATGCGCTTCGTCTCGGCGCAGCTGGTCGCCCTGCTCGAGAACGACCTGTGGCTGCGCAACGCCCGCCACTCCAACGCCATGGCGCAGCGGCTGCGCGCAGGCGTCGAGGCCGGGCTCGCCGACGGCTCGATCCAGGGCGTGGAGTTCACCCAGCCCACGCAAGCCAACGGCGTCTTCGCGACGCTGCCGCCGGGGGTCGCCGACCGCCTGCGCACCAGCTTCCGCTTCTACGACTGGGACGAGCTGCGCCGCGAGGTGCGGTGGATGTGCTCGTTCGACACCACCGAATCCGACATCGACGCCTTCGTCGCGGCGATCGCCCGCGAGACGACGGCCTGA
- a CDS encoding NUDIX hydrolase family protein, with protein MPVRTPDPEPGDNGDEREPLNASFSGAPATPNTNPGWLSEVELAEARRRLPMLYVEALPVRTDGMGAVTQVGILLRATPLGEMTRTLVSGRVRYGETVRDALFRHLENDLGPMAFPLLPPSPTPFTVAEYFPLPGMTAFHDDRQHAVSLAYVVPVTGTCEPRQDALEVTWLSPQEAASDALSDEMEGGRGTLIRLALASVGALR; from the coding sequence GACGAGCGCGAACCGCTCAACGCCTCCTTCTCGGGCGCGCCCGCCACGCCGAACACCAATCCCGGCTGGCTCAGCGAGGTCGAGCTGGCCGAGGCGCGCCGGCGTCTGCCCATGCTCTACGTCGAGGCCCTGCCGGTGCGCACCGACGGTATGGGGGCGGTCACCCAGGTCGGCATCCTGCTGCGGGCGACGCCGCTGGGGGAGATGACCCGCACGCTCGTCTCCGGCCGCGTGCGCTACGGCGAGACCGTGCGCGACGCCCTCTTCCGCCACCTCGAGAACGATCTCGGCCCGATGGCCTTCCCGCTGCTCCCGCCGTCGCCGACCCCCTTCACCGTCGCCGAGTACTTCCCGCTTCCGGGAATGACCGCGTTCCACGACGACCGTCAGCACGCCGTGTCGCTCGCCTACGTGGTGCCGGTGACGGGCACCTGCGAACCGCGTCAGGACGCGCTCGAAGTGACCTGGCTCTCGCCGCAGGAAGCGGCATCCGATGCCCTCTCCGACGAGATGGAGGGCGGTCGTGGCACGCTCATCCGGCTCGCCCTCGCCTCGGTGGGCGCCCTCCGCTGA
- a CDS encoding DEAD/DEAH box helicase codes for MRLDPEALSIAGEMFSSSAMARADRLLVYGSVEVGDARPIGDVLVVSAQSFGAAGYEHLELRVPVDLSRLSGWCSCGRGPECEHSCAAALVLFDRMVAAGRPPRPEWQRTLDEMFSSTPQVDDEPAFELCLFLAIRRGGGYGRSTALTLTARPGVRGTRGTWIKGRAGWSSLATLPAEPRARAALDSLGRLGRSGSGAYMSDEWMPLSAVPPHSLWLQLEAVIAAGVPLVSGAGIHHPVRIVDQAATVAVALDRRGSTLHVRGVVQGLDDETASLPSWVVGDPAVAVAFVADRDGDEERITLARLSTPATGPVRGLLTRSGALTIDASGSDTFLGEYLPRLQLDAPVVSPRGTVEVPAAPRPVLEVLVEHADGATTLATRWDRSPTHGRRHDDHERGVWAAVAAIGEELRIDIPGPFPTGRAPARPLAPAVAALLVVEALPRLQSLDHVRVHLTGEHPAYRASPEAPVVHLSTGDDDGSDWFDLHARVSVGEVEVDFTALYTALALGDRVLFLGEGEYVRLDTPEFDRLRAVIEEARALADRPVDELTINRYNVGLWDDLSELGMLAAHEAEWWLRVRGLTDEAALTPVDPPSGLRATLRDYQRTGLDWLHFLRAQGLGGILADDMGLGKTVQTIAMMEAARADDPTMAPFLIVAPTSVVGNWARECAQFAPGLDVRVITATQARRATSVDDAAAGAHVVVTSYALFRLEQEQYAEVAWSGLVLDEAQQIKNPSSRGYRAARALAVPFTLVITGTPMENNLLELWALVSLVAPGLLGTRESFTELYRTPIEKRSDGERLDLLRRRIRPFLLRRTKELVAAELPPKQETVLEVTLHPTHRKLYDRRFHRERQRLLGLLDDDAEGNRFAIFRSLTMLRQLALDPALVDEGEAPSAKLDALEDLLVEAAAEGHRVLVLSQFTRFLRAARQRCTEAGLASGYLDGTTANRQAEIDRFRDGDDPAFFVSLKAGGVGLNLVEADYVVLLDPWWNPAVEDQAIDRAHRIGQTRPVIVYRLVSADTVEQKVVALREAKADLFARVLDGGDGSGEAFAGGPRLTADDIRSLLD; via the coding sequence ATGCGGTTGGATCCCGAAGCGCTCAGCATCGCCGGCGAGATGTTCTCGTCCTCCGCCATGGCGCGCGCCGACCGTCTGCTCGTCTACGGCTCGGTCGAGGTCGGCGACGCCCGGCCGATCGGAGACGTGCTCGTCGTCTCGGCGCAGTCGTTCGGGGCGGCGGGGTATGAGCACCTCGAGTTGCGGGTGCCCGTCGACCTCTCGCGGCTGTCGGGATGGTGCTCGTGCGGTCGCGGTCCCGAGTGCGAGCATTCCTGCGCTGCCGCCCTCGTCCTGTTCGACCGCATGGTCGCGGCCGGTCGCCCGCCACGCCCGGAGTGGCAACGCACGCTCGACGAGATGTTCTCGTCGACGCCCCAGGTCGACGACGAACCGGCCTTCGAGCTCTGTCTGTTCCTCGCGATCCGCCGCGGCGGAGGCTACGGCCGCAGCACGGCCCTCACTCTCACCGCCCGCCCCGGTGTGCGCGGCACCCGCGGCACGTGGATCAAGGGTCGCGCCGGCTGGTCGTCGCTCGCGACCCTTCCGGCCGAGCCTCGTGCGCGCGCCGCTCTCGACAGCCTCGGCCGATTGGGGCGTTCCGGGTCCGGCGCGTACATGTCCGACGAATGGATGCCGCTCTCCGCCGTTCCGCCGCATTCGCTCTGGCTGCAGCTCGAAGCCGTCATCGCCGCGGGGGTCCCGCTCGTGTCGGGTGCCGGTATCCATCACCCCGTCCGCATCGTCGACCAGGCGGCCACCGTCGCCGTCGCGCTCGACCGGCGGGGCTCGACCCTGCACGTGCGAGGGGTGGTGCAGGGCCTCGACGACGAAACGGCCTCCCTCCCGTCGTGGGTGGTCGGCGACCCCGCCGTCGCCGTGGCGTTCGTGGCCGATCGCGACGGTGACGAGGAGCGGATCACGCTGGCCCGTCTCTCGACACCTGCCACCGGGCCGGTGCGCGGGCTGCTCACCCGATCGGGCGCGCTCACGATCGACGCGAGCGGCTCCGACACCTTCCTCGGTGAATACCTGCCGCGGCTGCAACTCGATGCGCCGGTCGTGTCGCCGAGGGGCACGGTGGAGGTGCCGGCCGCGCCTCGCCCCGTGCTGGAGGTTCTCGTCGAGCACGCCGACGGCGCCACCACCCTCGCGACGCGCTGGGACCGCTCGCCCACGCACGGACGACGTCACGACGACCACGAGCGAGGGGTGTGGGCCGCCGTCGCCGCCATCGGCGAGGAGCTGCGCATCGACATCCCGGGTCCGTTCCCGACGGGAAGGGCACCGGCTCGTCCGCTGGCTCCTGCGGTGGCGGCGCTGCTCGTCGTCGAAGCGCTGCCACGCCTGCAGTCCCTCGACCACGTGCGGGTCCACCTCACGGGTGAGCACCCCGCCTATCGTGCGTCGCCTGAGGCGCCCGTCGTGCACCTGAGCACCGGTGACGACGACGGCAGCGACTGGTTCGACCTGCACGCGCGCGTGAGCGTCGGCGAGGTCGAGGTGGACTTCACCGCGCTCTACACCGCCCTGGCCCTCGGCGACCGGGTGCTCTTCCTCGGCGAGGGCGAGTACGTGCGGCTGGACACCCCCGAGTTCGACCGCCTGCGCGCGGTGATCGAAGAAGCCCGCGCTCTCGCCGACCGGCCGGTCGACGAGCTGACGATCAACCGCTACAACGTCGGGCTGTGGGACGACCTGTCCGAGCTCGGCATGCTCGCCGCGCACGAGGCCGAGTGGTGGCTGCGCGTCCGCGGTCTGACCGACGAAGCCGCCCTGACCCCGGTCGATCCGCCGTCAGGCCTGCGCGCGACGCTCCGCGACTACCAGCGCACCGGTCTCGACTGGCTGCACTTCCTGCGGGCGCAGGGGCTCGGCGGCATCCTGGCCGACGACATGGGACTCGGCAAGACCGTCCAGACCATCGCGATGATGGAGGCCGCGCGCGCCGACGACCCCACGATGGCACCGTTCCTGATCGTCGCGCCCACCAGCGTCGTGGGCAACTGGGCCCGCGAATGCGCCCAGTTCGCTCCCGGGCTCGACGTGCGCGTGATCACGGCGACGCAGGCGCGACGCGCGACGAGCGTCGACGATGCGGCGGCGGGCGCCCACGTCGTGGTCACCAGCTACGCGCTGTTCCGCCTCGAGCAGGAGCAGTACGCCGAGGTCGCGTGGTCGGGACTGGTGCTCGACGAGGCGCAGCAGATCAAGAACCCGTCGTCGAGGGGGTACCGCGCCGCCCGTGCGCTGGCCGTGCCGTTCACTCTCGTCATCACCGGCACCCCCATGGAGAACAACCTCCTCGAACTCTGGGCTCTCGTCTCGCTCGTGGCGCCGGGCCTGCTCGGCACCCGCGAGTCGTTCACCGAGTTGTACCGCACGCCCATCGAGAAGCGCTCCGACGGTGAGCGCCTCGATCTGCTCCGTCGGCGCATCCGCCCGTTCCTGCTGCGGCGCACCAAAGAGCTCGTCGCCGCCGAGCTGCCGCCCAAGCAGGAGACCGTCCTCGAGGTGACGCTGCATCCCACCCACCGCAAGCTGTACGACAGACGCTTCCATCGGGAGCGGCAGCGTCTGCTCGGGCTGCTCGACGACGACGCCGAGGGCAACCGCTTCGCGATCTTCCGCTCGCTGACGATGCTGCGGCAGCTGGCGCTCGACCCCGCGCTCGTCGATGAAGGCGAGGCGCCGTCGGCCAAGTTGGACGCTCTCGAAGATCTGCTCGTCGAAGCCGCGGCCGAGGGGCATCGCGTGCTCGTGCTCAGTCAGTTCACGCGCTTCCTGCGCGCGGCGCGGCAGCGGTGCACCGAGGCGGGGCTCGCGTCGGGTTACCTCGACGGCACCACGGCGAACCGTCAGGCAGAGATCGATCGGTTCCGCGACGGCGACGACCCCGCTTTCTTCGTCTCGCTCAAGGCCGGCGGAGTGGGCCTCAATCTCGTCGAGGCCGACTACGTGGTGCTGCTCGACCCCTGGTGGAACCCCGCTGTCGAAGACCAGGCGATCGACCGGGCGCACCGCATCGGTCAGACGCGTCCCGTCATCGTCTACCGGCTGGTGTCGGCCGACACGGTCGAGCAGAAGGTGGTCGCGCTCCGCGAGGCGAAAGCCGACCTGTTCGCCCGCGTCCTCGACGGTGGTGACGGCAGCGGAGAGGCGTTCGCGGGCGGGCCGCGGTTGACCGCCGACGACATCCGCAGCCTGCTCGACTGA
- a CDS encoding M3 family metallopeptidase, whose protein sequence is MPDISLEPLTLPSDLDGWRAFADERPRELLDRVSALDARLTAETDLALRERLALWNEADIALAEAAAPSHLLSESHPDAGVRDAAEKQAQAIDAVQSRRLLDRDLWSVFADADPAGLEPDEQRFLEHVRRDFRRGGVDLPDADRERVRELTERDTELSLTFSRNIREGRREIRVPASALEGLPDDFLAEHPADAEGMVTLTTEYTDLMPVREYARDRSVRHALVGAYNDLAWPDNEPVLAELLAVRAERASLLGYGDWADYETETRMIGSSAAVAAFLERVADAAAPAAAAEYERVLERLRRDDPDVEKVTIADFWYVLGTLKREEYDVDAQLVRSYFRFDRVLEGVLATTGRLLDVQYVPVDAPSWHGDVRTYDVVRANERLGRIHLDLHPRDGKYNHAACFGLAPGISGRTLPESVLLCNFSRGLLEHDEVVTFFHEFGHLVHDILGGHQKWARWTGVATEWDFVEAPSQLLEEWAWDAEALAAFAHNDAGEAIPGDLVARMRTADAFGRGLEVTRQLGHATTSYRLHVERPTDLQPAVDAYYRAASPVAPLDGSHSYAGFGHLTGYGACYYTYQWSLVIARDLLSAFGDDLFDVETAARYRREILESGGTRDAKELVQAFLGRESTFDAYRDWLAGA, encoded by the coding sequence ATGCCGGACATCTCCCTCGAACCCCTGACCCTGCCGAGCGATCTCGACGGCTGGCGTGCCTTCGCCGACGAGCGTCCGCGAGAGCTGCTCGATCGCGTCTCCGCGCTCGACGCGAGGCTGACCGCCGAGACCGACCTCGCGCTGCGCGAGCGCCTGGCGCTGTGGAATGAGGCCGACATCGCGCTGGCCGAAGCGGCCGCCCCCTCGCACCTCCTCAGCGAGTCGCACCCCGACGCGGGTGTGCGCGACGCCGCCGAGAAGCAGGCGCAGGCCATCGACGCGGTGCAGTCCCGGCGTCTGCTCGACCGCGACCTGTGGAGCGTGTTCGCCGACGCCGATCCCGCCGGACTCGAGCCCGACGAGCAGCGCTTCCTCGAGCACGTGCGGCGCGACTTCCGCCGGGGCGGCGTCGACCTGCCGGACGCCGACCGCGAGCGCGTGCGCGAGCTGACCGAGCGCGACACCGAGCTGTCGTTGACGTTCTCACGGAACATCCGCGAGGGGCGGCGGGAGATCCGCGTGCCGGCATCGGCGCTGGAGGGGCTGCCCGACGACTTCCTCGCGGAGCATCCCGCGGATGCGGAGGGGATGGTGACGCTGACCACGGAGTACACCGATCTCATGCCCGTGCGCGAGTACGCCCGCGACCGCTCGGTTCGTCATGCTCTGGTCGGTGCCTACAACGATCTCGCGTGGCCCGACAACGAACCGGTGCTCGCCGAACTGCTCGCGGTCCGGGCCGAGCGGGCGTCGCTGCTCGGCTACGGCGATTGGGCCGACTACGAGACCGAGACGCGCATGATCGGCTCGAGCGCCGCAGTGGCGGCGTTCCTCGAGCGCGTCGCCGACGCCGCTGCCCCGGCCGCGGCGGCGGAGTACGAGCGCGTCCTCGAGCGCCTGCGTCGTGACGACCCCGATGTCGAGAAGGTGACCATCGCCGATTTCTGGTACGTGCTGGGCACGCTCAAGCGGGAGGAATACGACGTCGACGCACAGTTGGTGCGTTCGTACTTCCGGTTCGACCGGGTGCTCGAGGGCGTGCTCGCCACGACCGGACGACTCCTCGACGTGCAGTACGTCCCCGTCGATGCCCCGTCCTGGCACGGCGACGTCCGCACCTACGACGTCGTCCGCGCGAACGAGCGCCTGGGACGGATCCACCTCGATCTGCACCCCCGCGACGGCAAGTACAACCACGCGGCCTGCTTCGGGCTCGCCCCGGGAATCAGCGGACGGACGCTCCCCGAGTCGGTCCTGCTGTGCAACTTCTCGCGCGGTCTGCTCGAGCACGACGAAGTGGTGACGTTCTTCCACGAGTTCGGGCACCTCGTCCACGACATCCTCGGCGGCCACCAGAAGTGGGCGCGCTGGACGGGCGTGGCGACGGAGTGGGACTTCGTCGAGGCGCCGAGTCAGCTGCTCGAAGAATGGGCGTGGGATGCCGAGGCGCTCGCCGCATTCGCGCACAACGACGCCGGGGAAGCGATCCCCGGCGACCTGGTCGCGCGCATGCGGACCGCCGACGCCTTCGGGAGGGGCCTCGAGGTCACGCGGCAGCTCGGCCACGCCACGACGTCGTACCGTCTGCACGTCGAGCGGCCGACCGACCTGCAGCCCGCGGTCGACGCGTACTACCGTGCGGCGAGCCCGGTCGCTCCCCTCGACGGGTCGCACTCGTACGCCGGGTTCGGCCACCTCACCGGGTACGGCGCCTGCTACTACACGTACCAGTGGAGTCTCGTGATCGCGCGCGACCTCCTGTCGGCCTTCGGCGACGACCTGTTCGACGTCGAAACGGCCGCCCGCTACCGCCGGGAGATCCTCGAATCCGGCGGCACGCGTGATGCGAAGGAGCTCGTGCAGGCGTTCCTCGGCCGGGAGAGCACGTTCGACGCCTATCGCGACTGGCTCGCCGGAGCGTGA